The Candida albicans SC5314 chromosome 5, complete sequence genome includes a region encoding these proteins:
- a CDS encoding uncharacterized protein (Protein of unknown function; flow model biofilm induced; Spider biofilm induced), producing MSQQQQQHIRKSKRTRMLTEKAKAETNTISLVNHKLPTTTTTTTRKKSFSLPKTKKRKISSIEEEEEAAKLSDKIDPVEKLLSLTNVNQDFLSDWEDNSHRNHHTSISSSSTSNNGITSGSLISSNTSNCGFSPRSGYHSSSSSISSLFSQNEESEIDEYDYDYESEDYEEPNEIESVNFTKIIQDNIRQYYVKRRLENQYKDSFALLNKQNHNQDDDEEENPLLSSASPTSNRSIFKQCEVPFFKSVNFGNKPKEYTIEDYFQYDNAEEEEEEKKEEEKEDESKSVTTSEDNESNGVSPITTPKSTMQSLYIPKINNNYRRLPMNIINHNNITTNSCNNNNNLNNLQDLSKILNKNSIITGNASEMISAGNFMLTDFYL from the coding sequence ATgtcacaacaacaacaacaacatatACGTAAGTCTAAACGTACTAGAATGTTAACTGAAAAGGCTAAAGCTGAAACTAACACTATTTCTTTAGTCAATCACAAACTaccaacaaccacaacaactactactCGAAAGAAGAGTTTTAGTTTAccaaaaactaaaaaaagaaagatttcTAGtatagaagaagaagaagaagcagCTAAATTATCGGATAAGATTGACCCcgttgaaaaattattgagtTTAACCAATGTCAATCAAGATTTCTTACTGGATTGGGAAGACAATTCTCACCGTAATCATCATACTTCcatatcatcatcgtctACTAGCAATAACGGTATAACTTCTGGTAGTCTAATATCTTCAAATACATCAAATTGTGGGTTTAGTCCGAGATCTGGTTATCATAGTAGTTCAAGCAgtatatcatcattattttctcaaaatgaagaatcagaaattgatgaatatgattatgattatgaatCAGAAGATTATGAAGAACccaatgaaattgaatcagTGAATTTCACTAAAATTATTCAAGATAACATTCGTCAATATTATGTTAAAAGAAGATTAGAGAATCAATATAAAGATTCATTTgcattattaaataaacaaaaccaTAAccaagatgatgatgaagaagaaaaccCACTTCTTTCTTCTGCTTCACCAACATCTAATAgatcaattttcaaacaatGTGAAGTTCCATTTTTTAAAAGTGTGAATTTTGGTAATAAACCAAAAGAATATACCATTGAAGATTATTTCCAATATGATAAtgcagaagaagaagaagaagaaaagaaggaGGAGGAGAAAGAAGACGAATCCAAATCTGTTACTACTAGTGAAGACAATGAGAGCAATGGGGTATCACCAATAACAACTCCAAAATCAACTATGCAATCATTATATATTCctaaaatcaataataattatcgTCGACTTCCAATGAATATCATTAATCATAACAATATCACCACTAATAGCtgcaataacaacaacaaccttaacaatttacaagatttgagtaaaatattgaataaGAATAGTATAATCACTGGTAATGCTAGTGAGATGATTAGTGCTGGTAACTTTATGCTCACCGATTTCTACTTATAA